In a single window of the Centroberyx gerrardi isolate f3 chromosome 17, fCenGer3.hap1.cur.20231027, whole genome shotgun sequence genome:
- the LOC144542548 gene encoding nesprin-2-like, with protein MPECVDELQSAEQFNKENEDSLEDWAESLTELATMKTDLSQYIIADDVLLLQEQVDHLHCQWDELCLKVSLRKQEIADRLNAWIIFNEKNKELCEWLTQMENKVAHNSDLNIEEMVEKLKKDCMEEINLFSENKTHLKQLGEQLITASNKTKETEINDKLKDINDRWQHLFDHIEARVRKLKETLVTVQQLDKNMSNLRTWLSRVEAELAKPLVYSVCHSDEIQRKLAEQQDLQRDIEQHTEGVASVLTLCDVLLHDADACGSDSENDSIQQTTRSLDRRWRNICAMSMERRMRIEETWRLWCKFLDDYSRFEDWLKTAELTAANPVSADVLYTSAKEELKKFEAFQRQVHERLTQLELVNKQYRRLARENRTDAASKLKVMVHEGNQRWDSLQKRVAAVLRRLKHFTSQREDFEGTREGILVWLTEMDLQLTNVEHFSESDIEDKMRQLNGFQQEITLNTNKIDALIVFGENLIQKSAPLDAVLIEDELEELHSYCQEVFGRVARFHHRLVNRRPVLEEERELSDRDTDLDDSPDLTNGSSWRERGKEEEEEEEEEEEEEGPVVGGASAGRQTMCHLLAPPLERSGRETPVSVDSIPLEWDHTVDVGGSSSHEDDEDATFFSALSVKSVTDPPSWHQPGSPERKRLPREIIGGLGSSPTHTTSTPFHQQGYAKLMSECSGSISSLKRVKLILNDEEELEDQGLTSSTADKQTSTGVIERWELLQAQSYGNKSDIKQDLEQWQKLNSDLCDVTSWLARVLPELERLQRIAPSTSIRDMEVNIRRLKEMQKSFNSYKCLMISINLSSRHFQRGDSAELRELQDGLRSANHSWTQACAGLESWERRLHGALMQCQEFQETLHSMLLWLAQAENKLRAVNIHDASTSRSALLEHRDTLTALQEDLRGRQRQVASLQDISSQLLLEATGDDSLEAKEKVHVIANKLRLLLRQVASDLNTLQGRLETCPSGSEMDSIGLGTLSSPLVLHKEEAGLGAAAVGLPGTRREEKRDSSPDRPFFRRVLRAAFPLHLLFLLLLVLACLVPLSEEDYSCTLSNNFARSFYPMLRYTNGPPPT; from the exons ATGCCAGAATGTGTTGACGAGCTGCAAAGTGCCGAGCAATTCAACAAG GAGAACGAGGACTCCCTGGAGGACTGGGCTGAGAGCCTGACGGAGCTGGCCACCATGAAGACGGACCTGTCCCAGTACATCATCGCCGACGACGTCCTCCTGCTGCAGGAGCAGGTGGACCACCTTCACTGCCAGTGGGATGAACTCTGCCTCAAG GTGTCTCTGCGTAAACAGGAGATCGCGGACCGTCTGAACGCCTGGATCATCTTCAACGAGAAGAACAAGGAGCTCTGTGAGTGGCTGACGCAGATGGAGAACAAAGTGGCGCACAACTCCGACCTGAACATCGAGGAGATGGTGGAGAAGCTGAAGAAG GACTGCATGGAGGAGATCAACCTGTTCAGTGAGAATAAAACCCACCTGAAGCAGCTGGGGGAGCAGCTCATCACCGCCAGCAACAAGACCAAGGAGACGGAGATCAACGACAAGCTGAAGGACATCAACGACCGCTGGCAGCATCTGTTTGACCACATCGAGGCCAG GGTGAGGAAGCTGAAGGAGACACTGGTGACGGTGCAGCAGCTGGATAAGAACATGAGCAACCTGCGGACGTGGCTGTCCCGTGTCGAGGCGGAGCTGGCCAAGCCGCTGGTCTACAGCGTCTGCCACAGCGACGAGATCCAGAGGAAGCTGGCCGAGCAGCAG GACCTGCAGCGGGACATAGAGCAGCACACGGAGGGCGTGGCGTCGGTCCTGACCCTGTGCGATGTGCTGCTCCACGACGCCGACGCCTGCGGCAGCGACTCGGAGAACGACTCCATCCAGCAGACGACCCGCAGCCTGGACCGCCGCTGGAGGAACATCTGCGCCATGTCCATGGAGCGGAGGATGAG GATCGAGGAGACGTGGCGTCTCTGGTGTAAGTTCCTGGACGACTACTCTCGCTTTGAAGACTGGCTGAAGACGGCGGAGCTCACGGCAGCCAACCCCGTCTCCGCCGACGTGCTCTACACCAGCGCCAAGGAGGAGCTCAAGAAGTTCGAG GCGTTCCAGAGGCAGGTCCACGAGCGACTGACTCAGCTAGAGCTGGTGAACAAGCAGTACCGGCGTCTGGCCCGGGAGAACCGCACCGACGCCGCCAGCAAACTCAAAGTGATGGTCCACGAGGGAAACCAGCGCTGGGACAGCCTGCAGAAGAGGGTGGCCGCCGTGCTGCGCAGACTCAAG CACTTTACCTCCCAGAGAGAGGACTTTGAAGGCACGCGGGAGGGGATCCTGGTCTGGCTGACGGAGATGGACCTCCAGCTCACCAACGTGGAGCACTTCTCAGAGAGCGACATCGAAGACAAGATGAGGCAGCTCAAT GGCTTCCAGCAGGAGATCACCCTGAACACCAACAAGATCGACGCCCTGATCGTGTTCGGGGAGAACCTGATCCAGAAGAGCGCTCCTCTGGACGCCGTGCTGATCGAGGacgagctggaggagctgcacTCCTACTGCCAGGAGGTGTTCGGCAGGGTGGCGCGCTTCCACCACCGCCTGGTCAACAGACGCCCG GTtctggaggaggagcgggagctGTCAGACAGAGACACGGACCTGGACGACTCACCAGATCTGACCAATGGTTCttcctggagggagagggggaaggaggaggaagaggaggaggaggaggaggaggaggaggaaggtccGGTGGTGGGCGGGGCCTCGGCGGGACGGCAGACCATGTGCCACCTCCTGGCTCCGCCTCTGGAGCGGTCGGGCCGGGAGACGCCAGTCAGCGTGGACTCCATCCCGCTGGAGTGGGACCACACCGTCGACGTGGGCGGGTCTTCGTCGCACGAGGATGACGAGGACGCCACCTTCTTCAGCGCTCTGTCAG TGAAGTCGGTGACGGACCCGCCCAGCTGGCACCAGCCCGGCTCCCCGGAGAGGAAACGACTTCCCCGGGAAATCATCGGCGGCCTGGgctcctcccccacacacaccaccagcacACCCTTCCACCAGCAGGGCTat GCTAAGCTGATGTCGGAGTGCAGCGGCAGCATCAGCAGTCTGAAGAGAGTCAAGCTGATCCTGAATGacgaggaggagctggaggatcAGGGTCTCACCAGCAGCACAGCCGACAAACAGACCAGCACAG GTGTGATAGAGCGCTGGGAGCTGCTACAAGCTCAATCCTACGGCAACAAGTCGGACATCAAGCAGGACCTGGAGCAGTGGCAGAAGCTCAACTCTGACCtctgtgatgtcacttcctggtTGGCGCGGGTGCTGCCGGAGCTGGAGAGGCTGCAGCGGATCGCGCCGTCCACCAGCATCCGAGACATGGAGGTCAACATCAGGAGACTCAAG GAGATGCAGAAGAGCTTCAACAGCTACAAGTGTCTGATGATCTCCATCAACCTGAGCAGCCGTCACTTCCAGCGGGGCGACAGCGCCGAGCTGAGGGAGCTGCAGGACGGCCTGCGCTCCGCCAACCACAGCTGGACGCAGGCGTGCGCCGGCCTGGAGAGCTGGGAGCGGCGGCTGCACGGCGCCCTCATGCAGTGCCAG GAGTTTCAGGAGACGCTGCACTCCATGCTGTTGTGGCTGGCGCAGGCTGAGAACAAACTGCGCGCTGTAAACATCCACGACGCCTCGACCTCCCGCTCCGCCCTGCTGGAGCACCGGGACACGCTGACG GCTCTGCAGGAGGATCTGCGCGGCCGGCAGCGGCAGGTCGCCTCGCTGCAGGACatctcctcccagctgctgctggaggccaCCGGGGACGACAGCCTGGAGGCCAAGGAGAAGGTCCACGTCATCGCCAACAAGCTCCGCCTCCTGCTGCGGCAGGTGGCCAGCGACCTGAACACGCTGCAGGGAAGACTG GAAACCTGTCCGTCCGGCTCGGAGATGGACAGCATTGGCCTGGGAACGCTCAGCTCTCCTCTGGTGCTGCACAAG GAGGAGGCTGGTCTGGGAGCAGCTGCAGTCGGTCTTCCTGGAACCAGAAG GGAGGAGAAGCGGGATTCGTCCCCAGACCGGCCCTTCTTCCGGCGGGTGCTGCGCGCCGCCTTCCCCCTGCACCTCCTGTTCCTGTTGCTGCTGGTCCTGGCCTGCCTGGTGCCCCTGTCCGAGGAGGACTACAGCTGCACGCTGTCCAACAACTTCGCCCGCTCCTTCTACCCCATGCTGCGCTACACCAACGGCCCTCCGCCCACATGA